One Glycine max cultivar Williams 82 chromosome 6, Glycine_max_v4.0, whole genome shotgun sequence DNA segment encodes these proteins:
- the LOC100794308 gene encoding UDP-N-acetylglucosamine transporter UGNT1: protein MESEKNLRLPLSDDRNQRDERQRKVSAMTRRGVFAALSYMASSVLLVMFNKAALSSYNFPFANVITLAQMVFAFIILYVLRSLKIISFTAGESLSSSKNTIIFVSYRTLAQTLPLALTYLLFMVVTMEAVRGINIPMYTTLRRTVVAFTMVMEYFLSGQTHSRFVVGSVGIIIAGAFVAGARDLAFDAFSYSVVFVENMCKAVYLASVSRVGKSSGLNIFGIVWCNVVICGPILFLWSLLRGDLQATLNFPYFFSRGFQVVMLLSCAFTFFINYIVVLNTTINSALTQAICGNLKDVFTSGIGWLLFGGLPYDLFNILGQVLGFLGSCLYAYCKLMQAV from the exons ATGGAGTCTGAGAAGAATTTAAGGCTGCCACTCTCTGATGATCGCAATCAGAGGGATGAAAGACAACGAAAAGTTTCAGCCATGACAAGAAGAGGAGTCTTCGCTGCCTTATCATATATGGCCTCTTCGG TTCTCTTGGTCATGTTCAACAAAGCAGCCCTCTCCTCTTACAATTTCCCATTTGCAAATGTCATCACACTTGCTCAG ATGGTGTTTGCATTTATTATTCTCTACGTGTTGAGATCCTTGAAGATAATTTCTTTCACAGCTGGTGAATCGCTGAGCAGTTCTAAGAATACAATAATATTTGTGTCCTATAGGACATTAGCCCAGACACTTCCTCTTGCTTTAACTTATTTGCTTTTTATG GTAGTGACCATGGAAGCAGTGCGCGGTATAAACATTCCCATGTACACCACCCTCAGGCGAACTGTTGTCGCCTTCACAATGGTTATGGAGTATTTTCTGTCAGGGCAGACACATTCAAGATTTGTTGTTGGAAG TGTTGGGATAATCATAGCCGGTGCTTTTGTTGCTGGAGCTCGTGACTTGGCATTTGATGCTTTTTCCTATTCAGTTGTATTTGTAGAAAACATGTGTAAGGCAGTATACCTGGCTTCTGTTTCTCGTGTTG GTAAATCCAGCGGCCTCAATATTTTTGGTATTGTATGGTGCAATG tgGTGATTTGTGGACCAATCTTGTTTCTCTGGTCCTTACTCAGAGGAGATCTCCAAGCAACACTAAACTTTCCATACTTCTTTTCCCGTGGATTTCAG GTTGTGATGCTTCTTTCCTGcgcttttactttctttatAAACTACATCGTAGTTTTGAATACAACTATCAACTCGGCACTTACACAGGCAATCTGTGGTAACTTAAAG GATGTTTTCACAAGTGGTATTGGTTGGTTATTATTCGGAGGACTTCCATATGACTTG TTCAATATTCTTGGTCAAGTACTTGGCTTCCTTGGGTCCTGTTTGTATGCTTATTGTAAACTGATGCAAGCAGTATGA